The following proteins are encoded in a genomic region of Acipenser ruthenus chromosome 4, fAciRut3.2 maternal haplotype, whole genome shotgun sequence:
- the LOC117399249 gene encoding ras-related protein Rab-12, producing the protein MDLTYEIQRRGGGGGGHSRQTWGSLSGSPALTGGQSRRRKLQPRPADYKLQVIIIGSRGVGKTSLMERFTDDTFCEACKSTVGVDFKIKTVELREKKIRLQIWDTAGQERFNSITSAYYRGAKGIVIVYDITKQETFDDLPKWMKMIDKYASEDAELLLVGNKLDCEADRIITRQQGERFAQRISCMRFCEASAKDNYNVDEIFLKLVDDVLNKLPLELPRKELSNSILSLQPEPEIPPELPPARPNLRCC; encoded by the exons ATGGATTTGACGTATGAGATACAGCGGAGAGGCGGAGGTGGTGGTGGGCATAGCAGACAAACCTGGGGCTCGCTAAGCGGTTCCCCGGCTCTGACCGGTGGGCAGTCTCGCCGAAGGAAGCTGCAACCCCGGCCGGCAGATTACAAATTGCAGGTCATCATCATCGGCTCCCGCGGAGTCGGCAAAACCAGCCTGATGGAGAGGTTCACGGATGATACTTTCTGCGAAGCGTGCAAGTCCACTGTTG GGgttgattttaaaatcaaaactgTAGAGCTAAGAGAAAAGAAAATCAGATTACAGATCTG GGATACAGCAGGGCAGGAAAGATTCAACAGCATTACTTCTGCTTACTACAGAGGAGCCAAGGGAATTGTAATAGTGTACGATATTACCAAGCAGGAGACATTTGACGACTTGCCAAAGTGGATGAAAATGATTGACAAG TATGCTTCAGAGGATGCAGAACTTTTACTAGTTGGAAACAAGTTAGACTGTGAAGCTGACAGAATAATCACTCGACAGCAAGGCGAAAGG TTTGCCCAGAGGATATCCTGTATGCGATTCTGTGAAGCGAGTGCGAAGGATAATTATAATGTTGATGAgatatttttaaaacttgttGATGATGTTCTAAACAAG TTGCCTCTAGAACTTCCCAGGAAGGAGCTGTCCAACAGCATCCTGTCTCTTCAGCCAGAGCCTGAGATCCCCCCCGAGCTGCCTCCTGCCCGGCCCAACCTGCGCTGCTGCTGA